The following are from one region of the Sandaracinus amylolyticus genome:
- a CDS encoding ribonuclease D: MIDRPEELERLARALAAAPAIGLDTEGDGLYRYRTRLCTMQIAHPQGVALIDTLALADRRALAPIIGESGPEKVLHDCAFDARLLAREGLPLANVFDTAVAARFLGEVSTGLSSLLDKHLGVTIGKDLQQADWGKRPLDAAELAYLEQDVRDLLPLASVLRDRCADAGILDEVRVESAWAASANAEPEEEPGPAWLRVKGAGDLRTGAQRAVLREIAALRERIAQEEDVPPFRVLPNPVLIVIARKMPRDRAALDSIHALAKRPELATEVLDAVGRGLDAREVPREELDVLRPPAPPFEQRERRKRLETALTAWRKREAEERGVNVQVVLPGHCLRDLAGRAPRDERALLEVPGFGECRVVRYGRAVIEIVKDA; encoded by the coding sequence ATGATCGATCGCCCCGAAGAGCTCGAGCGCCTCGCTCGTGCGCTCGCCGCCGCGCCGGCGATCGGTCTCGACACCGAGGGCGACGGCCTCTATCGCTACCGCACGCGCCTCTGCACGATGCAGATCGCGCATCCGCAGGGCGTCGCGCTGATCGACACGCTCGCGCTCGCCGATCGCCGCGCGCTCGCGCCGATCATCGGCGAGAGCGGACCGGAGAAGGTGCTGCACGACTGCGCGTTCGACGCGCGCCTGCTCGCACGCGAGGGGCTGCCGCTCGCGAACGTGTTCGACACCGCGGTCGCGGCGCGCTTCCTCGGCGAGGTCTCGACGGGCCTCTCGTCGCTGCTCGACAAGCACCTCGGGGTCACGATCGGCAAGGACCTGCAGCAGGCGGACTGGGGCAAGCGCCCGCTCGACGCAGCGGAGCTCGCGTACCTCGAGCAAGACGTACGCGACCTGCTGCCGCTCGCGTCGGTGCTGCGCGATCGATGTGCCGACGCAGGGATCCTCGACGAGGTGCGCGTGGAATCGGCGTGGGCTGCGAGCGCGAACGCCGAGCCGGAGGAGGAGCCCGGGCCCGCGTGGCTGCGCGTGAAGGGCGCGGGCGATCTGCGCACCGGCGCGCAGCGCGCGGTGCTGCGCGAGATCGCGGCGCTCCGCGAGCGCATCGCGCAGGAGGAGGACGTCCCGCCGTTCCGCGTGCTGCCGAACCCCGTGCTGATCGTGATCGCGCGCAAGATGCCGCGTGATCGCGCGGCGCTCGACTCGATCCACGCGCTCGCGAAGCGCCCCGAGCTCGCGACCGAGGTCCTCGACGCGGTCGGTCGCGGGCTCGACGCGCGCGAGGTGCCGCGCGAAGAGCTCGACGTGCTGCGTCCTCCTGCCCCGCCGTTCGAGCAGCGCGAGCGACGCAAGCGCCTCGAGACCGCGCTCACCGCGTGGCGCAAGCGCGAGGCCGAGGAGCGCGGGGTGAACGTGCAGGTCGTGCTCCCGGGGCACTGCCTGCGCGATCTCGCGGGCCGAGCACCGCGCGACGAGCGCGCGCTGCTCGAGGTGCCCGGCTTCGGCGAGTGTCGCGTCGTGCGTTACGGTCGCGCGGTGATCGAGATCGTCAAGGACGCTTGA